From Humisphaera borealis, the proteins below share one genomic window:
- a CDS encoding NADH-quinone oxidoreductase subunit D, whose amino-acid sequence MPYTLSKTSDEVLPGELTGSEISENRWTLNFGPQHPATHTTLRLVLELDGERIVKVTPHIGYLHSGFEKCGEALNYNQYVTIVDRMDYSAPIYNELAWHGAVEKLLGIELTPRTKVLRTIAGELGRIQSHLLCVGAAGLDLGAFTAFLYGFNERERIYDIVEYMSGQRFHTSWTRVGGLNQDLPDEAVFKRMVKKFIDENMPRAMEDVAKLLNKNRIFIDRTKGIGEISREEAIAWSLSGPMARSAGVKRDIRKDEPYLCFANNWDGQGSSAIDFKVPIMTTGDVYARYLVRLEEMKQSLDIIRKLIDDIPGGPVNVSPEGKDVLPPKEQVYSSIEGLIQHFELIMTNRGFECPKGEVYNAIETANGEQGFYVVSDGGNRPWRCRTRPPVFINYSVFPKLLEGHMISDVVAVLGSINVIAAELDR is encoded by the coding sequence ATGCCCTACACGCTTTCCAAGACCAGCGACGAAGTCCTCCCCGGCGAACTGACCGGCAGCGAAATCTCCGAAAACCGCTGGACCCTCAACTTCGGCCCGCAGCACCCGGCCACCCACACCACGCTCCGCCTGGTGCTGGAACTGGACGGCGAACGGATCGTCAAGGTCACGCCGCACATCGGCTACCTGCACTCCGGGTTCGAAAAGTGCGGCGAAGCGCTCAACTACAACCAGTACGTCACGATCGTCGACCGCATGGACTACTCGGCGCCGATCTATAACGAACTGGCGTGGCACGGCGCGGTCGAAAAGCTGCTCGGCATCGAACTGACGCCGCGAACAAAGGTGCTCCGCACGATCGCAGGCGAACTTGGTCGCATCCAGTCGCACCTGCTGTGCGTCGGGGCGGCGGGGCTCGACTTGGGCGCGTTCACTGCGTTCCTCTATGGCTTCAATGAGCGCGAACGCATCTACGACATCGTCGAATACATGTCCGGCCAGCGGTTCCATACGTCCTGGACGCGCGTCGGCGGCCTGAACCAGGACCTGCCCGACGAAGCCGTCTTCAAGCGGATGGTAAAGAAGTTCATCGACGAGAACATGCCCCGCGCGATGGAAGACGTCGCCAAGCTGCTGAATAAGAACCGCATCTTCATCGACCGTACCAAGGGCATCGGCGAGATCTCCCGCGAAGAGGCGATCGCCTGGAGCCTGAGCGGCCCGATGGCCCGCTCGGCCGGCGTGAAGCGCGACATTCGCAAGGATGAGCCGTACCTCTGCTTCGCCAACAACTGGGACGGGCAGGGGAGCAGCGCGATCGACTTCAAGGTCCCGATCATGACCACCGGCGACGTCTACGCCCGATACCTGGTCCGGCTGGAAGAAATGAAGCAGTCGCTGGACATCATCCGCAAGCTGATCGACGACATCCCCGGCGGCCCGGTCAACGTCAGCCCTGAAGGCAAGGATGTCCTTCCGCCGAAGGAACAGGTCTACAGCAGCATTGAAGGCCTGATCCAGCATTTCGAGCTGATCATGACCAACCGCGGCTTCGAGTGCCCCAAGGGCGAAGTCTACAACGCGATCGAAACCGCCAACGGCGAGCAGGGGTTCTATGTCGTCAGCGACGGCGGCAACCGCCCCTGGCGCTGCCGCACGCGCCCGCCGGTGTTCATCAACTACTCGGTGTTCCCGAAGCTGCTCGAAGGGCACATGATCAGCGACGTGGTGGCGGTGCTGGGAAGCATTAACGTAATCGCGGCGGAGTTGGACCGGTAG
- a CDS encoding fused DSP-PTPase phosphatase/NAD kinase-like protein — MLWIGIAIVLLVAGGFYYFHRTYHLLTVQPGVLYRCGLQNFGEFENAVRKTKPKTIITLVDDPEIADAEKPQFKREIDTYTGGNGGATVARVPIKLGGWPDGDQCEQFLAILADPQKQPVLVHCAQGVRRTGMLVAAYQMSVLGYDKERAVKELETFGHSERTVGDIKRFIECYDPVTRRMTKSLPMSKE, encoded by the coding sequence ATGCTCTGGATCGGCATCGCCATCGTCCTTCTCGTCGCTGGCGGGTTTTACTACTTCCATCGCACCTACCACCTGCTGACCGTTCAGCCCGGCGTGCTCTACCGCTGCGGGTTGCAGAACTTCGGGGAGTTCGAGAACGCCGTCCGTAAGACCAAGCCCAAGACGATCATCACCCTTGTTGACGACCCCGAGATCGCCGACGCCGAAAAGCCCCAGTTCAAGCGGGAGATTGACACTTACACCGGCGGCAACGGCGGGGCGACGGTGGCCCGCGTGCCCATCAAGCTCGGCGGCTGGCCGGACGGGGACCAGTGCGAGCAGTTCCTGGCGATCCTGGCCGATCCGCAGAAACAGCCGGTGCTGGTGCACTGTGCCCAGGGCGTTCGGCGGACGGGGATGTTGGTCGCCGCTTACCAGATGTCCGTCCTCGGGTACGATAAGGAGCGGGCCGTGAAGGAGCTCGAGACCTTCGGCCACAGCGAGCGGACCGTCGGCGATATCAAGCGGTTCATCGAGTGCTATGATCCGGTGACCAGGCGCATGACCAAGTCGCTGCCGATGAGCAAAGAGTAG
- a CDS encoding biotin--[acetyl-CoA-carboxylase] ligase, translating to MPQPSRSSFDLSRLRLAIKPFRLHWFPRLRSTNDHAVALRERGTLYAPSVVLTGHQTAGRGRGAHRWWSAGGCLTVTFVLPVDEAMQPHQLPLIAGIAVRRAAEKLSGKPGIQLKWPNDLLHAGRKLGGLLCERVRRADLVGLGLNVNVDPADAPADLQKSVTSLSAIAGRPLDMTDALACVATELQQLIRCLPETPFPALLKEYDEHHALIGRQVSVFDNGDGKAVNGKCEGLDDMGRLLLRDRGVLHHVIAGQVSAKLSK from the coding sequence ATGCCGCAGCCGTCACGATCAAGCTTCGATCTCAGTCGGCTTCGACTGGCAATTAAGCCCTTTCGGCTTCACTGGTTCCCCCGGCTGCGCAGCACCAACGACCATGCCGTTGCCCTTCGGGAGCGGGGAACGCTTTACGCGCCTTCCGTCGTGCTGACCGGACACCAGACCGCCGGCCGCGGGCGCGGGGCGCACCGCTGGTGGTCGGCGGGCGGATGCCTGACCGTCACGTTCGTTTTGCCGGTTGACGAAGCAATGCAGCCACACCAACTGCCGCTGATCGCCGGCATCGCCGTCCGCCGGGCGGCCGAGAAACTCTCCGGCAAGCCGGGCATTCAGCTCAAATGGCCCAACGATCTTTTGCATGCGGGCCGAAAACTGGGCGGGCTTCTCTGCGAGCGGGTCAGACGGGCAGACCTCGTCGGGCTCGGGCTGAATGTCAACGTCGACCCCGCCGACGCACCCGCCGACCTGCAAAAAAGCGTAACGTCCCTTTCCGCGATCGCCGGCCGGCCACTCGACATGACCGACGCGCTGGCGTGCGTCGCGACCGAGCTTCAGCAACTGATCCGCTGCCTTCCCGAAACGCCTTTCCCGGCATTGCTCAAGGAATACGATGAACACCACGCCCTGATCGGACGGCAGGTAAGCGTTTTCGACAACGGCGACGGCAAGGCTGTCAACGGCAAGTGTGAAGGACTGGACGACATGGGCCGTCTCCTGCTGCGCGACCGTGGCGTCCTGCACCATGTGATCGCCGGGCAGGTGTCGGCGAAGCTTTCGAAGTAG
- a CDS encoding DUF4058 family protein produces the protein MPSPFPGMDPYLENPDLWPDVHHGLIGTIKRLLSAKLRTSNYVARVELRTFMFDDDDPASEIYVIPDARVVLRNPEAIKVGDGRTSGGTAVIDQRISPAIDVTELSPAVAQERFIEIRDASNRQVVTVIELVSPSNKRAGSAGRRSFLKKRKDVTESNCSWLEIDLLRDGAPTISFPSIPSTAYRAYQDRTTADGRRRWLWSFGIREPLPVIGVPLRPGESDVPLDLQEALTLAFTDADYDLDTDYRVPPNPPLSNEDAQWASKLLRAKGVIT, from the coding sequence ATGCCTTCACCCTTCCCTGGCATGGATCCCTACCTCGAGAATCCGGACCTGTGGCCGGATGTTCATCACGGATTGATCGGCACAATAAAGCGTTTGCTGAGCGCGAAGTTGAGAACCAGCAACTACGTGGCTCGAGTCGAACTGCGAACATTCATGTTCGATGACGACGACCCGGCAAGCGAGATCTACGTCATCCCGGATGCGCGAGTGGTGCTTCGCAATCCCGAGGCGATCAAAGTCGGTGACGGAAGGACGAGTGGCGGGACGGCTGTCATCGACCAGCGCATCTCACCGGCGATTGACGTCACGGAGCTATCTCCAGCCGTAGCGCAAGAGCGATTCATTGAGATTCGCGATGCGTCAAATCGTCAGGTAGTGACCGTCATCGAACTGGTCAGCCCATCGAACAAGAGAGCTGGTTCCGCCGGGCGCCGGTCCTTTCTCAAAAAACGAAAGGATGTCACGGAGTCCAATTGCAGCTGGTTGGAGATCGATTTACTGCGCGATGGTGCGCCGACCATCAGCTTTCCTTCGATTCCGAGCACTGCATACCGCGCCTACCAGGATCGGACCACCGCAGACGGCAGGAGGCGTTGGCTGTGGTCGTTCGGTATTCGCGAGCCGCTTCCGGTCATTGGTGTCCCATTGCGTCCGGGTGAATCCGATGTGCCACTCGACTTGCAGGAGGCGTTGACGCTCGCCTTCACAGATGCGGATTACGATCTGGACACCGATTACCGAGTGCCGCCCAATCCGCCACTCAGCAACGAGGACGCGCAATGGGCCAGCAAACTCTTGCGCGCCAAAGGTGTGATTACTTAG
- the sucC gene encoding ADP-forming succinate--CoA ligase subunit beta → MKIHEYQARKILSDLGVPVPPAEVVRTPEEAAAAFSKFNSPMCVVKAQVYAGGRGKAGFVKLVKSPGEAMQAAHFMLTNRMTSYQTGPEGVPVSVLIVAPGVEIAKEYYLAITVDRARKTSTLIASAEGGVEIEEVAKHSPEKVFKIPLHPALGLQPFQATELAYKLGFTGKQTREASKIITGLVKAFFQTDASLAEINPLVVTKDGQMLALDAKFNFDDNALFRHPDIAAMADESQEKELDVRAHKASLNYIALDGTIGCLVNGAGLAMATMDIIKLHGAEPANFLDVGGGVTAEGAIEAFKIILSDEKVKGILVNIFGGIAKCDLIAEALVKAGREVGFKVPVVVRLEGTNVDKAREILQAAKAELPTLIPATDLTDAAKKVVAAVGKAA, encoded by the coding sequence ATGAAAATCCACGAATATCAGGCCCGCAAGATCCTCTCCGACCTCGGCGTTCCCGTTCCTCCCGCCGAGGTGGTTCGCACGCCGGAAGAAGCCGCGGCGGCGTTCTCCAAGTTCAACTCGCCGATGTGCGTCGTTAAGGCACAGGTCTACGCCGGCGGACGCGGCAAAGCCGGGTTCGTCAAGCTCGTCAAAAGCCCGGGCGAGGCGATGCAGGCCGCCCACTTCATGCTCACCAACCGCATGACCAGCTACCAGACCGGGCCCGAAGGCGTGCCGGTGTCGGTGCTGATCGTCGCGCCCGGCGTCGAAATCGCCAAGGAATACTACCTGGCGATCACCGTCGACCGCGCCCGCAAGACCTCGACCCTCATCGCGTCGGCCGAGGGTGGCGTGGAGATCGAAGAAGTCGCCAAGCACTCGCCCGAGAAGGTGTTCAAGATTCCGCTGCACCCGGCGCTGGGCCTGCAGCCGTTCCAGGCGACGGAGCTGGCGTACAAGCTGGGCTTTACCGGCAAGCAGACGCGCGAGGCGTCGAAGATCATCACCGGCCTGGTGAAGGCGTTCTTCCAGACGGATGCCTCGCTCGCCGAAATCAATCCGTTGGTCGTGACCAAGGACGGGCAGATGCTCGCGCTGGATGCGAAGTTCAACTTCGACGACAACGCGCTGTTCCGCCACCCCGACATCGCCGCGATGGCCGATGAATCGCAGGAGAAAGAACTCGACGTCCGGGCCCACAAGGCGAGCCTGAACTACATCGCCCTTGACGGCACGATCGGCTGCTTGGTCAACGGCGCGGGCTTGGCGATGGCGACGATGGACATCATCAAGCTGCACGGCGCCGAGCCGGCCAACTTCCTGGACGTCGGCGGCGGCGTGACCGCCGAGGGCGCGATCGAGGCGTTCAAGATCATCCTGTCGGACGAAAAGGTGAAGGGCATCCTGGTCAACATCTTCGGCGGAATTGCCAAGTGCGACCTGATCGCCGAGGCGCTGGTCAAGGCCGGCCGTGAAGTCGGCTTCAAGGTGCCGGTGGTCGTTCGGCTGGAAGGCACGAACGTCGACAAGGCCCGCGAGATCCTGCAGGCGGCGAAAGCCGAACTGCCCACGCTCATCCCCGCGACCGACCTGACCGACGCCGCCAAGAAGGTGGTGGCGGCGGTGGGGAAAGCAGCTTAA
- a CDS encoding NADH-quinone oxidoreductase subunit NuoE family protein, whose protein sequence is MAWITENRRTEVLERRSEPYLTDALKDYFARKYFPRYPTKRAVLLPALHAIQHTYNWIPPQAMEEIAAFLELAPAEVMDTATFYEEYWLKPKGEFLIQVCRSLSCEICDSAKLTDHCKQKLGIEPFETTDDGRFTLVELECLGACGTAPVALINDVLHENLTVETLDQLIEKLPKHAHDYKDPEIGWNDSDLPHH, encoded by the coding sequence ATGGCCTGGATTACCGAAAACCGTCGCACTGAAGTCCTTGAGCGTCGCTCGGAGCCTTACCTCACGGACGCTCTGAAGGACTACTTCGCCAGGAAGTACTTCCCACGCTATCCCACCAAGCGGGCCGTACTGCTGCCGGCGTTGCACGCCATCCAGCATACTTACAACTGGATTCCGCCCCAGGCGATGGAAGAGATCGCGGCGTTTCTCGAGCTCGCGCCCGCCGAGGTCATGGACACGGCGACCTTCTACGAAGAGTACTGGCTCAAGCCCAAGGGCGAGTTCCTGATCCAGGTCTGCCGGTCGCTTTCGTGCGAAATCTGCGACTCGGCGAAGCTGACCGACCACTGCAAGCAGAAGCTGGGCATCGAGCCATTCGAAACGACGGATGATGGCCGCTTCACGCTCGTCGAGCTGGAATGCCTCGGCGCCTGCGGCACCGCCCCGGTGGCGCTGATCAACGACGTGCTCCACGAGAACCTGACCGTCGAGACGCTCGACCAGCTCATCGAAAAGCTTCCCAAGCACGCCCACGACTACAAGGACCCGGAGATCGGCTGGAACGACAGCGATCTGCCGCACCACTAG